In a single window of the Methanolobus psychrophilus R15 genome:
- a CDS encoding 3-dehydroquinate synthase gives MIPMQDGMKKWMQLPRDVLVGHDVIYDIKYVCKDLKLGKDPVIVTGCNTRKIAGDIVCDLLNDCGQNARIVVSAEASMVEVEKVKKEAFEHNSSYMIGVGSGKSIDVAKLAATQLDVPFMSVPTAASHDGIVSSRASIRCNGKTSSIEANAPMAVIADTAIISKAPYRLLAAGCGDIISNYTAVRDWELAYRLTNEPFSEYAAALSRMTAKILIDSADSIKPGLESSVRMVVKALVSSGVAMSIAGSSRPASGSEHMFSHALDMVSPHHALHGEQCGVGTIMMMYLHGGDWNKIKECLEVIGAPTTAEGLGIEDRYILEALLVAHTIRPERYTILGTGLTPAAAEKVARITKVIS, from the coding sequence TTGATCCCCATGCAAGATGGAATGAAAAAATGGATGCAGCTGCCCAGAGATGTGTTGGTCGGCCACGATGTCATCTATGATATTAAATATGTTTGCAAAGACCTCAAACTGGGAAAAGATCCTGTCATTGTCACAGGTTGTAATACCAGGAAGATAGCCGGGGATATAGTCTGCGATCTGCTGAACGACTGCGGGCAGAATGCCCGGATAGTGGTATCAGCAGAAGCCTCTATGGTCGAAGTCGAAAAAGTTAAAAAAGAGGCTTTTGAACACAACTCTTCATATATGATCGGTGTTGGCAGCGGAAAATCCATCGATGTTGCAAAACTTGCCGCCACACAACTGGATGTTCCTTTTATGAGTGTGCCAACAGCTGCGTCCCATGATGGCATTGTCTCATCAAGGGCCTCTATTCGCTGCAATGGGAAGACAAGTTCGATTGAGGCAAATGCACCCATGGCTGTGATAGCTGACACAGCTATCATCTCAAAGGCTCCATACCGCCTGCTTGCAGCAGGTTGTGGGGATATTATTTCTAATTATACTGCTGTCAGGGACTGGGAGCTTGCCTATCGCCTGACAAATGAACCCTTCAGTGAGTATGCTGCGGCTCTGTCCCGGATGACTGCAAAGATACTCATCGATTCAGCTGATTCTATTAAACCCGGCCTTGAGAGTTCTGTAAGGATGGTCGTCAAGGCCCTCGTATCCAGTGGTGTTGCCATGAGCATCGCAGGTTCATCAAGACCGGCTTCCGGCTCTGAACACATGTTCAGTCATGCTCTGGATATGGTATCTCCTCACCATGCGCTGCACGGCGAGCAGTGTGGTGTAGGAACGATCATGATGATGTATCTGCACGGTGGAGACTGGAATAAAATAAAAGAATGCCTCGAAGTAATAGGCGCTCCCACGACGGCCGAAGGGCTGGGTATTGAAGATAGGTATATATTAGAGGCGCTTCTTGTTGCACATACTATCCGCCCGGAAAGATATACGATACTTGGAACGGGCCTGACACCCGCAGCCGCTGAAAAAGTAGCACGCATAACTAAGGTG